The following coding sequences are from one Bradyrhizobium sp. WSM471 window:
- a CDS encoding acyl-CoA dehydrogenase family protein — MHKPAPAQAKQVAAAPSGLLAPDTTGMNFYRADQALTDLLRIHLPETLFRHIEPHLDRLGELAGGHLDDCARLADRHTPVLHQRDKFGRDVQWIEYHPAYRELENAAFGEFGIHALSIRKGIMGWPDKYPVVAKHAFTFLFNQTEFGMGCPINVTDGCAKLLANFGSDELKAKYLDGLTQTDMSKLTQGGQFMTEKEGGSDVGTLTTTAVQEGDHWRLSGEKWFCSNADAKVVMLLARPEGAGPGTRGVGLFLMPRFLDDGAQNHYRIVRLKDKLGTRSMASGEIKLEGAIAYAVGKLDRGFVQMAEMVNSSRLSNGVKSTALMRRAYHDAMTVAKNRVVFGNRIIDLPLGRRQMLKIMLPVEQALSMSFLTADALDRAEAGSQDAAALLRILTPTLKFRATRDARKVCGDAIEMRGGIGYIEEFATARLLRDAHLGSVWEGTGNIVAIDALRRAVGRHGAESALAADLHARLDDSPSVPQAWRDRLHTLTDRAVGFAREVAGKADNEADARRATSLLYHVASAVALAWEAHRIHDMRGDARRLLLSRLVIDHRVSPSDPFRLTENAAQQKIAALLLGDRDAGMSEVGELVLAA; from the coding sequence ATGCACAAGCCGGCCCCCGCGCAGGCAAAACAGGTCGCGGCCGCACCATCCGGACTGCTGGCTCCCGACACCACCGGCATGAATTTCTACCGCGCCGACCAAGCCCTCACCGACCTCCTGCGCATTCATCTGCCGGAGACGCTATTCCGCCACATCGAGCCGCATCTCGATCGCCTGGGTGAACTCGCCGGCGGACATCTCGACGACTGCGCGCGGCTCGCCGACCGGCACACCCCGGTGCTGCACCAGCGCGACAAGTTCGGCCGCGACGTGCAGTGGATCGAATACCATCCCGCCTATCGCGAATTGGAGAACGCGGCCTTCGGCGAGTTCGGCATCCACGCGCTCTCGATCCGCAAGGGCATCATGGGCTGGCCGGACAAATATCCCGTCGTCGCCAAGCACGCCTTCACCTTCCTGTTCAACCAGACCGAATTCGGCATGGGTTGCCCGATCAACGTCACGGATGGCTGCGCCAAGCTGCTCGCGAATTTCGGGAGTGACGAACTGAAGGCAAAATATCTCGATGGCCTGACCCAGACCGACATGAGCAAGCTGACGCAAGGCGGCCAGTTCATGACCGAGAAGGAAGGCGGCTCCGACGTCGGCACGCTGACCACGACGGCGGTGCAGGAAGGCGACCATTGGCGCCTCTCCGGCGAAAAATGGTTCTGCTCGAACGCCGACGCGAAAGTCGTGATGCTGCTGGCGCGCCCCGAAGGCGCCGGCCCCGGCACGCGCGGCGTCGGTCTGTTCCTTATGCCGCGCTTCCTCGACGACGGTGCGCAGAACCACTACCGGATCGTGCGTCTGAAGGACAAGCTCGGCACGCGCTCGATGGCCTCGGGTGAAATCAAGCTCGAAGGCGCGATCGCCTACGCGGTCGGCAAGCTCGACCGTGGCTTCGTGCAGATGGCCGAGATGGTGAACTCGTCGCGGCTTTCAAATGGCGTCAAATCCACCGCGCTGATGCGCCGGGCCTACCATGACGCGATGACGGTGGCGAAAAACCGCGTGGTGTTCGGCAACCGCATCATCGACCTGCCGCTGGGCCGGCGCCAGATGCTGAAGATCATGTTGCCGGTCGAGCAGGCGTTGTCGATGAGCTTTCTCACTGCGGACGCGCTCGACCGCGCCGAGGCCGGCAGCCAGGATGCGGCCGCACTGCTGCGCATCCTGACGCCGACCTTGAAATTCCGCGCCACCCGCGATGCGCGAAAGGTCTGCGGCGATGCGATCGAGATGCGCGGCGGCATCGGCTATATCGAGGAATTCGCGACCGCCCGCCTGCTCCGCGACGCGCATCTCGGTTCGGTCTGGGAAGGCACCGGCAACATCGTCGCGATCGATGCGCTGAGGCGTGCGGTCGGCCGCCACGGCGCCGAATCCGCGCTCGCCGCCGATCTGCACGCCCGCCTCGATGACAGCCCCTCGGTGCCGCAGGCCTGGCGCGACCGGCTACACACCCTCACCGACCGCGCGGTGGGCTTCGCGCGCGAGGTTGCGGGAAAGGCCGACAATGAGGCCGATGCGCGCCGCGCCACGAGCCTGCTCTATCATGTCGCCAGCGCCGTCGCGCTCGCCTGGGAGGCACATCGTATTCACGACATGCGCGGCGATGCGCGAAGGCTGTTGTTGTCGCGGCTGGTGATCGATCACCGGGTGTCGCCGAGCGATCCGTTCCGGCTGACGGAAAATGCCGCGCAGCAGAAGATCGCCGCGCTGCTGCTCGGCGATCGTGATGCCGGCATGAGCGAGGTTGGCGAACTGGTCCTGGCAGCGTAG
- a CDS encoding Zn-dependent alcohol dehydrogenase: protein MKAAVLHEVNKPLVIEDVSLPKPGPREVLIRTSVAGLCHSDLHFMEGLYPHPLPAVLGHESAGVVEQVGSDVTYVKPGDHVVTCLSVFCGTCDNCTTGRTVLCTDTTVKLLPGASNRMQWARSEKLHQFLNLSSFAEQMLVHENAIVKIRKEMPLDLAALIGCGVITGYGAVVNTAKVTAGETVAVIGCGGVGMAAINGAQIAGAGRIIAIDTNPAKLQLATKLGATDIINPADGDVVKQVRDLTNGGVHHSFEVLGRKETAEQAFGMLASGGTATIVGMIPFGQKIELHGFDFLRERRIQGSSMGSNHFRVDMPRLVDFYLRGRLHLEDWISAKLKLSEINEGFANMKAGKTLRSVIIFDS from the coding sequence ATGAAGGCCGCCGTCCTCCATGAAGTCAACAAGCCCCTGGTCATCGAGGATGTCAGCCTGCCGAAGCCCGGCCCGCGCGAGGTCCTGATCCGGACCTCGGTCGCAGGTCTCTGCCACTCCGATCTGCACTTCATGGAAGGCCTTTATCCGCATCCGCTGCCCGCGGTGCTCGGGCACGAGTCCGCCGGTGTCGTCGAGCAGGTCGGCTCCGACGTGACCTATGTGAAGCCCGGCGATCATGTCGTCACCTGTCTTTCGGTGTTCTGCGGCACCTGCGACAATTGCACCACGGGCCGCACGGTGCTCTGCACCGACACCACGGTGAAATTGCTGCCCGGGGCTTCCAACCGGATGCAATGGGCCCGCTCCGAGAAGCTGCATCAATTTCTCAACCTGTCGTCGTTCGCCGAGCAAATGCTGGTGCACGAGAACGCGATCGTCAAAATCCGCAAGGAGATGCCGCTCGATCTCGCGGCGCTGATCGGCTGCGGCGTCATTACCGGCTACGGCGCGGTCGTGAACACGGCGAAGGTGACGGCCGGCGAGACCGTGGCCGTGATCGGGTGCGGCGGTGTCGGCATGGCTGCGATCAACGGCGCGCAGATCGCGGGCGCCGGTCGCATCATTGCCATCGACACCAATCCGGCCAAGCTCCAGCTCGCGACCAAGCTGGGCGCCACCGATATCATCAACCCCGCAGACGGCGACGTCGTGAAGCAGGTGCGCGATCTCACCAATGGCGGCGTGCATCATTCCTTCGAGGTACTCGGCCGCAAGGAGACCGCCGAGCAGGCCTTCGGCATGCTCGCTTCGGGCGGCACGGCCACCATCGTCGGCATGATTCCGTTCGGCCAGAAAATCGAGCTGCATGGCTTCGATTTCCTGCGCGAGCGCAGGATCCAGGGCTCCTCGATGGGCTCGAACCATTTTCGCGTCGACATGCCGCGGCTGGTGGATTTCTATCTGCGCGGCCGGCTGCACCTGGAAGACTGGATCTCGGCCAAGCTCAAGCTCTCCGAGATCAACGAAGGCTTTGCCAACATGAAAGCCGGCAAGACGCTGCGCAGCGTGATCATCTTTGACAGCTGA
- a CDS encoding ABC transporter ATP-binding protein, producing MTKLVEISGLNIRFTGERTVYAVNDLSLSLGDGEVLGLLGESGSGKSVTLRALMRLLPKKRTQITGKVNVMGRDVLAMNDEQLSSFRGQTVSMIFQEPALALDPVYTIGAQIAESVVRHEGKSYAEGRARALEMLEVVRIPSAKRRLDAYPHEMSGGMRQRAMIALALACRPKILLADEPTTALDATVQIQILLLLRELQREFGMSVIFVTHDIGVAIEICDRVAVMYAGQIVEQGMLRDIVRSPVHPYAKGLLASTVHGAKRGQRLETIPGTPPSLGERPHNCSFAPRCPAAQPSCLEQLPGNVEVGPGRAARCVLAEPVTALS from the coding sequence ATGACAAAGCTCGTCGAGATCTCAGGCCTCAACATCCGCTTCACCGGCGAGCGCACGGTCTATGCCGTGAACGATCTCAGCCTCTCGCTCGGCGACGGCGAGGTGCTGGGCCTGCTCGGAGAATCCGGTTCGGGCAAGAGCGTGACCTTGCGTGCACTGATGCGCCTGTTGCCGAAGAAGCGCACGCAGATCACGGGCAAGGTCAACGTCATGGGCCGCGACGTGCTCGCCATGAACGACGAGCAGCTGTCGTCGTTCCGCGGCCAGACCGTGTCGATGATCTTTCAGGAGCCGGCGCTCGCGCTCGATCCGGTCTACACCATCGGCGCGCAGATCGCCGAAAGCGTGGTGCGTCACGAAGGCAAGTCGTATGCGGAGGGCAGGGCGCGCGCACTCGAAATGCTCGAGGTCGTGCGCATTCCTTCCGCAAAACGCCGGCTCGATGCCTATCCGCATGAAATGTCCGGCGGCATGCGTCAGCGCGCGATGATCGCGCTGGCGCTCGCGTGTCGTCCCAAGATATTGCTCGCGGACGAGCCGACCACTGCGCTCGATGCCACCGTCCAGATCCAGATCCTGCTGCTGTTGCGCGAGCTGCAGCGCGAGTTCGGCATGTCCGTCATCTTCGTCACCCACGACATCGGCGTCGCCATCGAGATCTGCGATCGGGTCGCGGTGATGTATGCCGGCCAGATCGTGGAGCAGGGCATGCTTCGCGACATCGTCCGCTCGCCGGTGCATCCCTATGCCAAGGGCCTGCTCGCCTCGACCGTCCACGGGGCCAAGCGGGGACAGCGGCTCGAGACCATCCCCGGCACCCCGCCGTCGCTTGGCGAGAGGCCGCACAACTGCTCCTTTGCGCCCCGCTGCCCCGCTGCCCAGCCGAGCTGCCTGGAGCAGCTGCCAGGGAATGTGGAGGTCGGGCCGGGCCGGGCGGCCCGGTGCGTGCTGGCGGAGCCGGTCACCGCGCTGTCGTGA
- a CDS encoding HlyD family type I secretion periplasmic adaptor subunit — MSTMALGGAKPAAKRTVRQSIRFHLMLGLGIVLVLLVGLGGWASTVQISGALIAPGQIVVESNVKKVQHPTGGVVGEVRARDGDVVKAGDIVVRLDDTVTKANLAIVTKNLDAAQARAARLQAEQRGIDRIDYPQALLDRGNDPDVKALLSAETKLFDVRVNGRAGQKAQLRERIQQLNEEIEGLSAQERAKDREISLVQQELIGVRDLYDKHLVQISRLTTLERDSARLNGERAQYIASRAQAKGKITETELQIIQVDKDMVSEVSKDLRETNDKIGEMIERKVAAEDQLRRVDIRAPQDGMVLQSTVHTVGGVITAGDALMLIVPQADDLQVEAKVNPVDIDKLQIGQKTLLRLSAFNQRTTPELNGVVSRVSPDVTTDQRTGQSYYTIRVSLSAEEVAKLGDSRLIPGMPAEAFVQTGDRTMLSYLMKPLHDQFMRAFREK; from the coding sequence ATGAGCACGATGGCGCTCGGCGGCGCGAAGCCTGCCGCGAAGCGGACCGTACGGCAGTCGATCCGGTTCCACTTGATGCTCGGGCTTGGGATCGTGCTGGTCCTCCTGGTCGGCCTCGGCGGCTGGGCTTCGACGGTGCAGATTTCCGGCGCGCTGATCGCGCCGGGTCAGATCGTGGTCGAATCCAACGTGAAGAAGGTCCAGCATCCAACCGGCGGCGTCGTCGGCGAGGTCCGTGCTCGCGACGGCGACGTGGTCAAGGCCGGCGACATCGTGGTGCGGCTCGACGACACCGTTACCAAGGCCAATCTCGCCATCGTCACCAAGAATCTCGACGCCGCGCAGGCGCGTGCGGCGCGGCTCCAGGCCGAGCAGCGCGGGATCGACAGGATCGACTACCCGCAAGCGCTGCTCGATCGCGGCAACGATCCCGACGTCAAGGCGCTGCTCTCGGCCGAAACCAAGCTGTTCGACGTCCGCGTCAACGGGCGCGCCGGCCAGAAGGCGCAGCTGCGCGAGCGCATCCAGCAGCTCAACGAGGAGATCGAGGGCCTCTCCGCGCAGGAGCGGGCCAAGGACAGGGAAATCTCGCTGGTGCAGCAGGAGCTGATCGGTGTCCGCGATCTCTATGACAAACACCTGGTGCAGATCTCCCGTCTGACCACGCTCGAACGCGATAGTGCCCGCCTCAACGGCGAGCGCGCGCAATACATCGCCTCGCGCGCGCAGGCCAAGGGCAAGATCACCGAGACCGAGCTCCAGATCATCCAGGTCGACAAGGATATGGTCAGCGAGGTCTCCAAGGATCTGCGCGAGACCAACGACAAGATCGGCGAAATGATCGAGCGCAAGGTCGCTGCCGAGGACCAGCTTCGCCGCGTCGACATCCGCGCGCCGCAGGACGGCATGGTGCTGCAATCGACCGTGCATACCGTTGGTGGCGTCATCACCGCCGGCGACGCCCTCATGCTGATCGTGCCGCAGGCCGACGATCTCCAGGTCGAGGCCAAGGTCAATCCGGTCGATATCGACAAGCTCCAGATTGGCCAGAAGACGCTGCTGCGCCTGTCCGCCTTCAACCAGCGCACCACCCCGGAGCTCAACGGCGTCGTCAGCCGCGTCTCGCCCGACGTCACCACCGATCAGCGCACCGGCCAGAGCTACTACACCATCCGCGTCTCGCTCTCGGCAGAAGAGGTCGCCAAGCTCGGTGACTCCAGGCTGATTCCCGGCATGCCGGCGGAAGCCTTCGTCCAGACCGGCGACCGCACCATGCTGTCCTATCTGATGAAGCCGCTGCACGACCAGTTCATGCGGGCGTTCCGGGAGAAGTGA
- a CDS encoding GlsB/YeaQ/YmgE family stress response membrane protein: MYISNEGLLVILFVGLVAGWLAGKVVRGTGFGIIGDIVVGIAGALVASFLFPKLGIHIGTGLISEIIYSAIGAVILLLVVRLVRGGGRF, encoded by the coding sequence ATGTACATTTCGAATGAAGGCTTGCTTGTCATCCTGTTCGTCGGCCTCGTCGCTGGTTGGCTGGCCGGCAAAGTGGTGCGCGGAACCGGGTTCGGCATCATCGGCGATATCGTGGTCGGCATCGCCGGCGCGCTGGTGGCAAGCTTCCTGTTTCCGAAGCTCGGCATTCACATCGGCACCGGGCTGATATCGGAGATCATCTATTCCGCCATCGGCGCGGTCATCCTGCTGCTGGTGGTGCGGCTGGTCCGCGGCGGCGGCCGGTTCTAA
- a CDS encoding type I secretion system permease/ATPase, translated as MAAVPGVRRSELGDALRACRTAFVGVGLMSCMINLLYLTGSIFMLEVYDRVLPSRSIPTLVGLIVLASFLYMAQGVLDMIRNRILGRVGTALDEALNKRVFDTIVRLPLLVGSRNEGLQPLRDLDNVRSFLGGMGPSAFFDLPWLPLYLAICFAFHVMIGVTALVGAVILVGLTLVTEFMSRQPAREAMGLAAQRNDLAQASRRNAEVMVSMGMAGRMNARWSEANEKYLDGNQRASDVAGGLGAVAKVLRMMLQSAVLAVGAYLVIHQEATAGIIIAGSILSARALAPVDLAIAHWKSFVAARQSWHRLTRLLEQMPAQTMPTQLQAPTSRLSVEGVAMVPPGDQRLIVQDITFALEAGNGLGVIGPSGSGKSSLIRALVGVWQPVRGKVRLDGAALDQWSSDMLGRHIGYLPQDVELFGGTIAQNISRFDPEATSDGIIAAAKEAGVHEMIIKMREGYNTQVGEQGTALSAGQAQRVALARALYGNPFLIVLDEPNSNLDTEGDEALTRAIRAARERGAIVVVVAHRPIGVEAVDQILVLRDGRMQAFGPKEQVLAQVLQPRVTPPAPIKIVSEGGAKA; from the coding sequence ATGGCAGCCGTTCCCGGCGTCCGCCGCTCAGAGCTCGGTGATGCGCTGCGCGCCTGTCGCACGGCGTTCGTCGGCGTCGGCTTGATGAGCTGCATGATCAACCTGCTCTATCTGACCGGGTCGATCTTCATGCTGGAGGTCTACGACCGGGTGCTGCCGAGCCGCAGCATTCCGACCCTGGTCGGCCTGATCGTCCTCGCCAGTTTCCTCTACATGGCGCAGGGCGTGCTGGACATGATCCGCAACCGGATCCTGGGCCGGGTCGGCACCGCCCTGGACGAAGCCTTGAACAAGCGGGTGTTCGACACCATCGTGCGGCTGCCGCTGCTGGTCGGCAGCCGCAACGAGGGGCTTCAGCCGCTGCGCGATCTCGACAATGTCCGCTCCTTCCTCGGCGGCATGGGCCCGAGCGCGTTCTTCGACCTGCCCTGGCTGCCGCTCTATCTCGCCATCTGCTTCGCCTTCCACGTCATGATCGGCGTCACCGCGCTGGTTGGCGCCGTCATCCTGGTCGGGTTGACGCTGGTCACCGAGTTCATGTCCCGCCAGCCGGCGCGCGAGGCGATGGGGCTCGCGGCCCAGCGCAACGATCTCGCTCAGGCCAGCCGCCGCAACGCCGAAGTCATGGTGTCGATGGGCATGGCCGGCCGGATGAACGCGCGCTGGAGCGAGGCCAACGAAAAATATCTCGACGGCAACCAGCGTGCGAGCGACGTCGCCGGCGGTCTCGGCGCGGTCGCAAAGGTGCTGCGCATGATGCTGCAATCGGCCGTGCTCGCGGTCGGCGCCTATCTCGTCATTCACCAGGAGGCTACCGCCGGCATCATCATCGCCGGCTCGATTCTCTCGGCCCGTGCGCTCGCGCCGGTCGACCTCGCGATCGCGCACTGGAAATCCTTTGTCGCGGCACGCCAGAGCTGGCACCGCCTGACCCGCCTATTGGAGCAGATGCCGGCGCAGACGATGCCGACCCAGCTGCAGGCGCCCACCAGCCGCCTCTCGGTCGAAGGCGTCGCCATGGTGCCGCCGGGCGACCAGCGCCTCATCGTGCAGGACATCACCTTCGCGCTCGAAGCCGGCAACGGCCTCGGCGTGATCGGACCGAGCGGCTCCGGCAAGTCGTCGCTGATCCGCGCGCTGGTCGGCGTTTGGCAGCCGGTCCGCGGCAAGGTGCGGCTCGACGGCGCGGCGCTCGACCAGTGGTCGTCGGACATGCTTGGCCGCCATATCGGCTATCTACCGCAGGACGTCGAATTGTTCGGCGGCACCATCGCGCAGAACATCAGCCGCTTCGATCCCGAGGCCACCTCCGATGGTATCATCGCCGCCGCCAAGGAAGCCGGCGTGCACGAGATGATCATCAAGATGCGCGAGGGCTACAACACCCAGGTCGGCGAGCAGGGCACGGCGCTCTCCGCGGGCCAGGCGCAGCGCGTGGCGCTGGCGCGCGCGCTCTATGGCAACCCGTTCCTGATCGTGCTCGACGAGCCCAATTCCAATCTCGATACCGAAGGCGACGAAGCGCTGACCCGCGCCATCCGCGCGGCGCGCGAGCGCGGCGCCATTGTCGTCGTGGTGGCGCACCGCCCGATCGGCGTGGAAGCGGTCGACCAGATCCTGGTGCTGCGCGACGGCCGCATGCAGGCCTTCGGGCCGAAGGAACAGGTGCTCGCCCAGGTGCTCCAGCCGCGCGTGACACCGCCGGCTCCGATCAAGATCGTCAGCGAAGGCGGAGCCAAGGCATGA
- a CDS encoding Asp-tRNA(Asn)/Glu-tRNA(Gln) amidotransferase GatCAB subunit A translates to MSTEPALMTLTEVARAIAMKQVSSHEVTRALLHRIAQWQPHLNAFMSIEAEAALKAAEAADAELAKGEVRGPLHGVPLAHKDMYYDAGHIATCGSLIRRDFVPTVTSTALQRLKDAGQVRLGTLHLAEFAYGPTGHNAHYGPVRNPWSVAHITGGSSSGSGSAVAARLTYAALGSDTGGSIRMPAHFCGVTGLKTTVGRVSRAGAMPLSQSLDTVGPLARTAEDCALLLALMAGPDPEDSTCSHEPLSDYVGATKGSLKGLKVGVPSSFYVDDLDGEVARVLDETIAVLKREGADIVTVELPDQRQLSAASQLVLAAEAAAFHKRWMIERPQDYGPQVLMRLQNGLAVPAITYLEAMRWRGPALAAHNAATSGVDVMIAPASPVPAPTIEESDVGGGPNAPALLQRLTLFTRPVNYLGLPSLTVPSGFTKSGLPIGMQLIGRSFDEATLLTIGAAFQRATDYHDRLPKLPS, encoded by the coding sequence ATGAGCACCGAGCCCGCATTGATGACGCTCACCGAGGTCGCGCGCGCGATCGCGATGAAGCAGGTGTCCTCGCATGAGGTGACGCGCGCGCTGTTGCATCGCATCGCGCAGTGGCAGCCGCATCTCAACGCCTTCATGTCGATCGAGGCAGAGGCGGCGCTGAAGGCGGCCGAAGCCGCCGACGCCGAACTCGCCAAGGGCGAAGTCCGCGGTCCGTTGCACGGGGTGCCGCTCGCGCACAAGGACATGTACTACGACGCAGGCCACATCGCGACCTGCGGCTCGCTGATCCGCCGCGATTTCGTTCCGACAGTGACCTCCACCGCCTTGCAGCGGCTGAAGGACGCCGGCCAGGTTCGCCTCGGCACGCTGCATCTCGCGGAATTCGCCTATGGCCCGACCGGCCATAACGCCCATTACGGTCCGGTGCGCAATCCCTGGAGCGTCGCGCACATTACCGGCGGCTCGTCGTCTGGCTCGGGCTCGGCGGTCGCGGCGCGATTGACCTATGCCGCGCTTGGCTCCGACACCGGCGGCTCGATCCGCATGCCCGCGCATTTCTGCGGGGTCACTGGACTGAAGACCACCGTCGGCCGGGTCAGCCGCGCCGGCGCGATGCCGCTGTCGCAGTCGCTCGACACGGTCGGCCCGCTCGCCCGCACCGCCGAGGATTGCGCGCTGCTGCTGGCGCTGATGGCCGGCCCCGATCCTGAGGATTCGACCTGCAGTCATGAGCCGCTGTCCGACTATGTCGGCGCGACCAAGGGCTCGTTGAAGGGCCTCAAGGTCGGGGTCCCCTCGTCCTTCTATGTCGACGATCTCGACGGCGAGGTCGCGCGCGTGCTGGACGAGACCATTGCGGTGCTCAAGCGCGAAGGCGCCGACATCGTCACCGTCGAGCTGCCCGACCAGCGGCAATTGTCCGCGGCAAGCCAGCTCGTGCTTGCAGCCGAAGCCGCCGCCTTCCACAAGCGCTGGATGATCGAGCGGCCGCAGGATTATGGTCCTCAGGTGTTGATGCGGCTCCAGAACGGGCTCGCGGTCCCCGCCATCACCTACCTCGAGGCGATGCGCTGGCGCGGACCTGCGCTCGCCGCGCACAATGCTGCGACGTCAGGTGTCGACGTGATGATCGCACCGGCGTCCCCGGTGCCGGCGCCGACGATCGAGGAGAGCGACGTCGGCGGCGGGCCGAACGCGCCGGCGCTGTTGCAGCGGCTGACGCTGTTCACCCGTCCGGTGAATTACCTCGGCCTGCCGTCGCTCACGGTGCCCTCGGGCTTCACCAAAAGCGGCCTTCCGATCGGCATGCAGCTGATCGGCCGATCCTTCGATGAAGCGACGCTGCTCACAATCGGCGCCGCGTTCCAGCGCGCCACCGACTACCACGACAGGCTGCCGAAACTTCCGTCATGA
- a CDS encoding DUF1488 family protein, with protein sequence MPLMRDRIIGHDLERLAFRFTMLNDGEVVQCQISDAAMDELAGMQGTESSARQAQFLSLRETIERLASDLYDEAPRVRGHVVRIFTRHLQR encoded by the coding sequence ATGCCACTCATGCGCGACAGGATCATTGGCCATGATCTCGAACGGCTCGCCTTTCGCTTCACCATGCTGAACGACGGCGAGGTCGTGCAATGCCAGATCAGCGACGCCGCGATGGATGAGCTTGCGGGCATGCAGGGCACCGAAAGCAGCGCGCGGCAGGCCCAGTTCTTGTCGCTACGCGAGACCATCGAGCGGCTCGCCTCAGACCTCTACGACGAGGCGCCGCGGGTCAGGGGTCATGTGGTGCGGATCTTTACGCGACATTTGCAGCGGTAG
- a CDS encoding AMP nucleosidase, which produces MQSIQSPPSVATESFSDAGLAVSRLEEIYERNTKFLRDRFEAYVNGEAITTRVRAFYPFVRVTTATHARLDSRLAYGFVARPGVHETSVTRPDLFRTYFTEQIGLLIQNHGVPVEIGESSEPIPVHFAYRRDINIEAAITTSENSPVTRSLRDAFDVPDLATMDDAIADGTFELQPGAPEPLSLFRAARVDYSLRRLYHYTGTDPEHFQNFVIFTNYQFYVDAFAQLCQQRLQAGEAGLDAFVAPGNVITRSGGTTTGVAPARAPQMPAFHLVAPGYRGITLINIGTGPSNARNVTDHVAVLRPHAWLMLGHCAGLRNTQRLGDYVLAHGYVREDHVLDRELPLWVPIPALAEMQVALEEAVEDVTGLEGFELKRLMRTGTVASVDNRNWEISGPDVIRRLSQSRAVALDMESAAIAANGYRFRVPYGTLLCVSDKPLHGEIKLAGMASEFYRRRVGQHLDIGLKALERLKQQESERLHSRKLRSFAEVAFQ; this is translated from the coding sequence ATGCAATCCATCCAATCCCCACCCTCCGTCGCGACCGAGTCCTTTTCCGACGCTGGCCTCGCCGTCTCTCGCCTCGAAGAGATCTACGAGCGCAATACGAAGTTCCTGCGCGACCGGTTCGAAGCTTACGTCAACGGCGAGGCGATCACGACGCGGGTGCGGGCCTTCTACCCCTTCGTCCGTGTCACCACCGCGACGCATGCGCGGCTGGATTCGCGTCTCGCCTACGGCTTCGTCGCGCGGCCCGGCGTGCACGAGACCAGCGTTACGCGGCCGGATCTGTTCCGGACCTATTTCACCGAGCAGATCGGACTGTTGATCCAGAACCACGGCGTCCCGGTCGAAATCGGCGAGTCCAGCGAACCGATCCCCGTTCACTTCGCCTATCGCCGCGACATCAACATCGAAGCCGCCATCACCACCAGCGAGAACTCGCCCGTCACACGGTCGCTGCGCGATGCGTTCGACGTGCCCGATCTGGCCACCATGGACGATGCCATTGCCGACGGCACTTTCGAGCTTCAGCCCGGCGCGCCCGAGCCGCTGTCGCTGTTTCGGGCAGCTCGTGTCGACTACTCGCTGCGCCGGCTCTACCACTACACGGGCACGGATCCAGAGCATTTCCAGAACTTCGTGATCTTCACCAACTACCAGTTCTACGTCGACGCTTTCGCTCAGCTCTGCCAGCAGCGGCTTCAGGCTGGCGAGGCCGGCCTCGATGCCTTCGTCGCTCCGGGCAACGTGATCACGCGCAGCGGCGGCACGACGACGGGCGTTGCGCCCGCGCGCGCACCGCAGATGCCAGCGTTCCATCTGGTCGCGCCGGGTTATCGCGGCATTACCCTGATCAACATCGGCACCGGTCCGTCGAACGCGCGCAACGTCACCGACCATGTTGCCGTGCTGCGGCCCCATGCCTGGCTGATGCTTGGCCATTGCGCGGGCCTGCGCAACACGCAGCGGCTCGGCGACTATGTGCTCGCCCATGGCTATGTGCGCGAGGACCACGTGCTCGATCGTGAATTGCCGCTGTGGGTGCCGATCCCGGCGCTCGCGGAGATGCAGGTGGCGCTCGAGGAGGCGGTCGAGGACGTCACCGGGCTCGAAGGTTTCGAGCTCAAGCGCCTGATGCGCACCGGCACCGTCGCGAGTGTCGACAACCGCAATTGGGAGATCAGCGGGCCCGATGTCATTCGCCGCCTGTCGCAATCGCGCGCGGTTGCGCTCGATATGGAATCAGCCGCGATTGCCGCCAACGGCTACCGCTTTCGCGTCCCCTACGGCACGCTGCTGTGCGTCTCCGACAAGCCTCTGCACGGCGAAATCAAGCTCGCAGGCATGGCCAGCGAATTCTACCGCCGCCGCGTCGGCCAGCATCTCGATATCGGCTTGAAGGCGCTGGAACGGCTCAAGCAGCAGGAATCCGAGCGGCTGCATTCGCGAAAGCTCCGCAGTTTCGCCGAAGTTGCGTTCCAGTAG